A DNA window from Mycolicibacter hiberniae contains the following coding sequences:
- a CDS encoding ribose-phosphate diphosphokinase: MSHDWTDNRKNLMLFAGRAHPELADQVAKELDVPVTAQTARDFANGEIFVRFDESVRGCDAFVLQSHPAPLNQWLMEQLLMIDALKRGSAKRITAILPFYPYARQDKKHRGREPISARLVADLLKTAGADRIVTVDLHTDQIQGFFDGPVDHMRAQPLLIGYIKENYGNSDVVVVSPDSGRVRIAEKWADSLGGVPLAFIHKTRDPLVPNQVKSNRVVGEVAGKTCVLIDDMIDTGGTIAAAVNLLREDGARNVIIAATHGVLSDPAAERLAACGASEVIVTNTLPIPEDKRFPQLTVLSIAPLLASTIRAVFENGSVTGLFDGDA; encoded by the coding sequence GTGAGCCACGACTGGACAGACAATCGCAAGAACCTGATGCTTTTCGCCGGTCGCGCGCACCCGGAACTGGCCGATCAGGTCGCCAAGGAACTGGACGTCCCGGTGACGGCCCAGACCGCCCGTGACTTTGCCAACGGCGAGATCTTCGTGCGTTTCGACGAGTCGGTGCGCGGCTGCGACGCCTTCGTGCTGCAGTCGCACCCGGCGCCGCTGAACCAGTGGCTGATGGAACAGCTGCTCATGATCGACGCGCTCAAGCGCGGCAGCGCCAAGCGGATCACCGCGATCCTGCCGTTCTACCCCTACGCCCGGCAGGACAAGAAGCACCGCGGCCGCGAGCCGATCTCGGCGCGCCTGGTGGCCGACCTGCTCAAGACCGCCGGCGCCGACCGGATCGTCACGGTGGACCTGCACACCGACCAGATCCAGGGCTTCTTCGACGGCCCGGTGGACCACATGCGGGCGCAGCCGCTGCTGATCGGCTACATCAAGGAGAACTACGGCAACTCCGATGTCGTGGTGGTCTCCCCCGACTCCGGCCGGGTGCGCATCGCCGAGAAGTGGGCGGACTCGCTGGGCGGCGTTCCGCTGGCGTTCATTCACAAGACCCGCGACCCGCTGGTGCCCAACCAGGTCAAATCCAACCGCGTCGTCGGTGAGGTGGCCGGCAAGACCTGTGTGCTGATCGACGACATGATCGACACCGGCGGCACCATTGCCGCGGCCGTCAACCTGCTGCGCGAGGACGGCGCGCGCAACGTGATCATCGCCGCCACGCACGGGGTGCTGAGCGACCCAGCCGCCGAGCGGCTGGCGGCCTGCGGCGCCAGCGAGGTGATCGTCACCAACACGCTGCCGATCCCCGAGGACAAGCGGTTCCCGCAGCTGACCGTGCTGTCGATCGCCCCGCTGCTGGCCAGCACCATCCGGGCGGTGTTCGAAAACGGCTCGGTCACCGGGCTTTTCGACGGAGACGCCTGA
- a CDS encoding 4-(cytidine 5'-diphospho)-2-C-methyl-D-erythritol kinase, which yields MTASDGTAATEWSPTGSVTVRVPGKLNLYLAVGDRREDGYHELTTVFHAVSLVDEVTVRDADVLSLRVGGEGSDVLPTDERNLAWQAAELMAEYVGRAPDVAISIDKSIPVAGGMAGGSADAAAVLVGMNVLWELGVPRRDLHALAARLGSDVPFALHGGTALGTGRGEELATVLTRETFHWVLAFADRGLSTPAVFAELDRLRDTGRRLPESGDPEPVLAALAAGDPQRLAGLLGNDLQAAAISLNPALRRTLRAGVEAGALAGVVSGSGPTCAFLCGSAASAADVAVELSALGAGRAVRVASGPVYGARVVPSSVNGA from the coding sequence GTGACCGCATCCGACGGAACTGCCGCCACCGAGTGGTCCCCGACCGGTTCGGTCACCGTTCGGGTACCGGGCAAGCTCAACCTCTACCTGGCCGTCGGCGACCGCCGGGAGGACGGCTACCACGAGTTGACCACCGTGTTCCATGCGGTGTCGTTGGTCGACGAGGTGACGGTCCGCGACGCCGACGTGCTGTCGCTGCGGGTCGGCGGCGAGGGCTCCGACGTGCTGCCCACCGATGAGCGCAACCTGGCCTGGCAGGCCGCCGAGCTGATGGCCGAGTACGTGGGCCGGGCTCCGGACGTGGCGATCAGCATCGACAAGTCGATTCCGGTGGCCGGCGGTATGGCCGGCGGCAGCGCCGATGCCGCGGCGGTGCTGGTCGGGATGAATGTGCTCTGGGAGCTCGGTGTGCCGCGCCGCGACCTGCACGCGCTGGCCGCCCGGCTGGGCAGCGACGTGCCGTTCGCGCTGCACGGCGGTACCGCATTGGGCACCGGCCGCGGCGAGGAACTGGCGACGGTGCTCACCCGGGAGACGTTCCACTGGGTGCTGGCGTTCGCCGACCGCGGGCTGTCCACCCCGGCGGTCTTCGCCGAGTTGGACCGGCTGCGCGACACGGGTCGCCGGCTGCCGGAGTCGGGCGATCCCGAGCCTGTGCTGGCCGCGCTGGCCGCCGGTGACCCGCAGCGATTGGCCGGACTGCTCGGCAACGATCTGCAGGCGGCGGCGATCAGCCTCAACCCGGCGCTGCGCCGAACCCTGCGCGCCGGTGTGGAGGCCGGCGCGCTGGCCGGTGTGGTGTCCGGTTCCGGGCCGACGTGTGCGTTCCTGTGCGGGTCGGCGGCGTCGGCGGCCGACGTCGCCGTGGAGCTGTCGGCGTTGGGCGCGGGGCGGGCGGTACGGGTGGCCAGCGGCCCGGTCTACGGGGCCCGGGTGGTGCCGTCGTCGGTCAACGGAGCCTGA
- the pth gene encoding aminoacyl-tRNA hydrolase, with protein MAESPPILVVGLGNPGPNYARTRHNVGFMVVDLLAERAGSTFKLHKRSGADVATGRLCGRPVVLARPRCYMNESGRQVGPVAKFYSVPTSSVVVIHDDLDLDFGRIRLKQGGGEGGHNGLRSIATVLGSKDFQRVRLGIGRPPGRQDPAAFVLQPFTACERDVLPTICEQAADATELLIERGLEPAQNIVHAWGA; from the coding sequence GTGGCCGAGTCACCCCCGATACTGGTGGTCGGCCTGGGCAATCCGGGCCCGAACTACGCCCGCACTCGGCACAACGTCGGCTTCATGGTTGTCGACCTGCTCGCCGAGCGGGCCGGGTCGACATTCAAGCTGCACAAGCGCTCCGGCGCCGACGTGGCCACCGGGCGCCTGTGCGGGCGCCCGGTGGTGTTGGCCCGGCCACGCTGTTACATGAACGAGTCGGGGCGCCAGGTGGGCCCCGTGGCCAAGTTCTACTCGGTGCCCACGAGCAGCGTCGTGGTGATCCATGACGACCTGGACCTGGACTTCGGCCGGATCCGGCTCAAGCAGGGCGGCGGCGAGGGCGGCCACAACGGGCTGCGTTCGATAGCCACCGTCCTGGGCAGCAAGGACTTTCAGCGGGTTCGGCTCGGAATCGGCCGCCCCCCGGGACGCCAGGATCCGGCCGCGTTCGTGTTGCAGCCGTTCACCGCCTGCGAGCGCGACGTGCTGCCGACGATCTGCGAGCAGGCCGCCGACGCCACCGAACTGCTGATCGAGCGCGGGCTGGAGCCCGCCCAGAACATCGTGCACGCCTGGGGCGCGTAA
- a CDS encoding oxidoreductase, translated as MTSWTAGDLPSFAGRSVIVTGANSGLGAVTARELARVGAAVTLAVRDTAKGQAAAAGMPGDVTVRPLDLADLSSVRRFADDTAQVDVLINNAGIMAVPHAATVDGFESQIGTNHLGHFALTNLLLPRLTDRVVTVSSFAHRIGQVNLDDLNWKSRKYSPWRAYGQSKLANLLFTSELQRRLVAAGSPLRALAAHPGYSSTNLQGHTGNRVADLLTRTLGNWTLATSADFGARQTLYAASQDLSGNTFIGPRFGLLGRSGPVGRSRPAKSGSTAAGLWTLSEQLTGVQFQI; from the coding sequence ATGACGTCTTGGACCGCCGGCGATCTGCCGTCGTTCGCCGGCCGGTCCGTGATCGTCACGGGCGCCAACAGCGGATTGGGCGCGGTGACCGCGCGCGAGCTTGCGCGAGTGGGCGCCGCCGTCACCCTGGCCGTCCGCGACACCGCCAAAGGGCAGGCCGCGGCGGCGGGAATGCCCGGCGATGTGACGGTTCGCCCCCTGGATCTGGCCGACCTGTCCTCGGTGCGCCGTTTCGCCGACGACACCGCGCAGGTCGACGTGCTGATCAACAACGCCGGCATCATGGCGGTGCCTCACGCGGCCACCGTCGACGGCTTCGAAAGTCAGATCGGCACCAACCACCTGGGCCACTTCGCGCTGACCAACCTGCTGCTGCCCAGACTTACCGACCGGGTGGTCACGGTGTCCTCATTCGCGCACCGGATCGGCCAGGTGAACCTCGACGACCTGAACTGGAAGTCGCGGAAGTATTCGCCGTGGCGGGCCTACGGCCAGTCCAAGCTGGCCAACCTGTTGTTCACCAGCGAACTCCAGCGCCGGCTCGTGGCAGCGGGGTCGCCGCTGCGGGCGCTGGCCGCTCACCCCGGCTACTCGAGCACCAACCTGCAGGGCCACACCGGCAATCGGGTCGCCGACCTGCTGACCCGCACGCTCGGCAACTGGACCCTGGCGACCAGCGCCGACTTCGGAGCGCGGCAGACCCTCTACGCGGCGTCGCAGGACCTGTCCGGCAACACCTTCATCGGCCCGCGGTTCGGCCTGCTGGGCCGCAGCGGTCCGGTCGGCCGCAGCCGGCCGGCCAAGAGCGGGTCCACCGCCGCCGGTCTGTGGACACTGTCCGAGCAGCTCACCGGGGTTCAATTTCAGATCTGA
- the glmU gene encoding bifunctional UDP-N-acetylglucosamine diphosphorylase/glucosamine-1-phosphate N-acetyltransferase GlmU — translation MISHDDTVILVLAAGSGTRMVSDTPKVLHELGGRSMLAHCLRAAAGVAPRHLVVVLGHAHERIAGPVAKLAQALDCRIDIALQEQQLGTGHAVLCGLSALPDDFTGTVVVTSADIPLLDTATLQALIDTHRTAPAAVTVLTTTLADPTGYGRILHTQDGEVTAIVEQADATESQREIREVNAGIYAFDIAPLRSALGRLGSDNAQHELYLTDVIGIVRGDGQVVHARHVDDAACVAGVNDRVQLSELSAELNRRLVAAHQRAGVTIVDPASTWIDVDVTIGRDTTVAPGTQLLGRTRIGAHCAVGPDTTLTDVTVGDGASVIRSHAASSSIGAGATVGPFAYLRPGTVLGADAKLGAFVETKNSTIGTGTKVPHLTYVGDADIGDHSNIGASSVFVNYDGQTKRRTSIGSHVRTGSDTMFVAPVSVGDGAYTGAGTVVRHDVPPGALAVSAGPQRNIENWVQRKRPGSPAAAAADAANAAGEPGRTEPDPAP, via the coding sequence ATGATTTCACACGACGACACCGTGATCCTGGTCTTGGCGGCCGGATCCGGCACCCGCATGGTCTCCGACACCCCCAAAGTGCTGCATGAGCTGGGCGGGCGCAGCATGCTCGCGCATTGCCTGCGGGCGGCCGCCGGCGTGGCCCCCCGTCACCTGGTGGTGGTGCTGGGCCACGCCCACGAGCGCATCGCCGGGCCGGTCGCCAAGCTGGCGCAAGCCCTGGACTGCCGCATCGACATCGCCCTGCAGGAACAGCAGCTGGGCACCGGGCATGCGGTGCTGTGCGGCCTGTCGGCCCTGCCGGACGACTTCACCGGCACCGTGGTGGTGACCTCCGCCGACATCCCGCTGCTGGACACCGCCACCCTGCAGGCCCTGATCGACACCCACCGCACCGCCCCGGCCGCCGTCACCGTGCTGACCACCACCCTGGCCGACCCCACCGGGTACGGCCGCATCCTGCACACCCAGGACGGCGAGGTGACCGCGATCGTCGAACAGGCCGACGCCACCGAGTCCCAGCGGGAGATCCGCGAGGTCAACGCCGGGATCTACGCCTTCGACATCGCGCCGCTGCGCTCCGCGCTGGGCCGGCTCGGCTCGGACAACGCCCAGCACGAGCTGTACCTGACCGACGTGATCGGCATCGTCCGCGGCGACGGCCAGGTGGTACACGCCCGCCACGTCGACGATGCCGCCTGCGTGGCCGGGGTCAACGACCGTGTCCAACTGTCGGAGCTGTCCGCCGAGCTCAACCGGCGCCTGGTGGCCGCGCACCAGCGGGCCGGGGTCACCATCGTCGACCCGGCCAGCACCTGGATCGACGTGGACGTGACCATCGGGCGCGACACCACGGTGGCACCCGGAACGCAGCTGCTCGGCCGCACCCGGATCGGCGCGCACTGTGCGGTGGGGCCCGACACCACCCTGACCGATGTCACGGTGGGCGACGGTGCGTCGGTGATCCGCAGCCACGCCGCCTCGTCGTCGATCGGCGCCGGTGCCACGGTCGGACCGTTCGCCTACCTGCGCCCCGGCACCGTGCTGGGCGCCGACGCCAAGCTGGGAGCGTTCGTCGAGACCAAGAACTCCACCATCGGGACCGGGACCAAGGTGCCGCACCTGACCTACGTGGGCGACGCCGACATCGGCGACCACTCCAACATCGGCGCCTCCAGCGTGTTCGTCAACTATGACGGCCAGACCAAACGGCGCACCAGCATCGGCTCGCATGTGCGCACCGGCTCTGACACCATGTTCGTGGCCCCGGTCAGCGTCGGCGACGGGGCCTACACCGGCGCCGGGACGGTGGTCCGCCACGATGTTCCACCGGGCGCGCTGGCGGTGTCGGCCGGACCGCAGCGCAACATCGAGAACTGGGTGCAGCGCAAACGGCCCGGCAGCCCGGCCGCCGCGGCGGCCGACGCGGCGAACGCCGCCGGCGAGCCGGGCCGCACCGAACCCGACCCCGCACCGTGA
- a CDS encoding LpqN/LpqT family lipoprotein has protein sequence MRSLRSAAATLAACAVLAGTTSGCGSKSPDYHSIWGNGTATTTSSEPEPPVTVGRYLEDQGVVAEAVAPNAPTDLTVSIPTPPGWTRKESPMLPSTTLVLGKGEKFPRAILTVVKLDGNFDSKEAIRHGVVDAQLSPNFRLLDASNEDYQGFPSSMVQGTYDMDGQRLHSWFRMVIATGSAPADQRYLVQLAVTAPADEAPKHATDVEAIMTGFTVAAK, from the coding sequence GTGAGATCGCTTCGGTCGGCGGCCGCGACGCTGGCGGCGTGCGCGGTCCTGGCCGGCACGACCTCCGGCTGCGGTAGCAAAAGCCCTGATTACCACTCGATTTGGGGAAACGGCACCGCGACCACCACCTCCTCGGAACCGGAACCCCCGGTGACCGTGGGGCGGTACCTCGAAGACCAGGGGGTGGTCGCCGAGGCGGTGGCCCCCAACGCCCCCACCGACCTGACCGTGTCGATCCCGACACCACCGGGCTGGACCAGGAAGGAAAGCCCGATGCTGCCGTCGACCACTTTGGTCCTCGGCAAGGGCGAGAAGTTCCCGCGGGCGATCTTGACCGTGGTCAAGCTCGACGGCAACTTCGACTCGAAGGAGGCCATCCGGCACGGGGTGGTCGACGCCCAGCTCTCACCGAATTTCCGGTTGCTGGACGCCTCCAACGAGGACTACCAGGGTTTCCCGTCCTCGATGGTGCAGGGCACCTACGACATGGACGGCCAGCGCCTGCACAGCTGGTTTCGGATGGTGATCGCCACCGGTTCGGCACCGGCAGACCAGCGCTATCTGGTGCAGCTGGCGGTCACCGCACCGGCCGACGAGGCACCCAAACACGCCACCGACGTCGAAGCGATCATGACCGGGTTCACCGTCGCCGCCAAGTGA
- a CDS encoding fatty acyl-AMP ligase: MSRFTDNMFRSARESTKGMVTGEPHTPVRHTWAEVHERARRIAGGLAAAGVGPGDAVGVLAGAPVEIAPTAQGVWMRAASLTMLHQPTPRTDLAVWAEDTMTVVDMIDAKAVIISEPFMAAEPVLTAKGLKVVTVADLLAAEPIDPEEAGEDDLALMQLTSGSTGSPKAVQITHRNIYSNAEAMFISAEYDVEKDVMISWLPCFHDMGMIGFLTVPMYFGAELVKITPMDFLRDTLLWAKLIDKYKGTMTAAPNFAYALFAKRLRKQATPGQFDLSTLRFALSGAEPVEPTDVEDLIDAGRPFGLKPEAILPAYGMAETVLAVSFSKCGAGLVVDEVDADLLAALRRAVPATKGNTRRLASLGPLLEGIEIRIVDEHGNALPARGVGVIQLRGEPVTPGYLTMAGFLPAQDEHGWYDTGDLGYQMENGHVVVCGRVKDVIIMAGRNIYPTDIERAAGRVEGVRPGCAVAVRLDAGHSRETFAVAVESNAWQDPAEVRRIEHQVAHEVVTEVDMRPRNVVVLGPGSIPKTPSGKLRRANSIALVT, encoded by the coding sequence GTGAGCAGGTTTACCGACAACATGTTCCGTAGTGCCCGGGAATCCACCAAAGGCATGGTCACCGGCGAGCCGCACACACCGGTCCGGCACACCTGGGCCGAGGTTCATGAGCGGGCCCGCCGCATCGCCGGCGGACTGGCCGCGGCCGGTGTCGGTCCCGGGGACGCGGTAGGGGTGCTTGCCGGTGCCCCGGTCGAAATCGCCCCCACGGCCCAGGGCGTGTGGATGCGCGCCGCCAGCCTGACCATGCTGCACCAGCCCACCCCGCGCACCGACCTGGCGGTCTGGGCCGAGGACACCATGACCGTCGTCGACATGATCGACGCCAAGGCCGTCATCATCTCCGAGCCCTTCATGGCGGCGGAGCCGGTGTTGACCGCCAAGGGCCTGAAGGTGGTCACGGTCGCCGATCTGCTGGCCGCCGAGCCGATCGACCCGGAAGAGGCCGGCGAGGACGATCTGGCGCTGATGCAGCTGACGTCGGGTTCGACCGGGTCGCCGAAGGCCGTGCAGATCACCCACCGCAACATCTACTCCAACGCCGAGGCGATGTTCATCAGCGCTGAGTATGACGTCGAAAAGGACGTCATGATCAGCTGGCTGCCGTGCTTCCACGACATGGGCATGATCGGCTTCCTGACCGTGCCGATGTACTTCGGTGCCGAGCTGGTCAAGATCACCCCGATGGACTTCCTGCGCGACACGCTGCTGTGGGCGAAGCTGATCGACAAGTACAAGGGCACCATGACGGCGGCCCCGAACTTTGCCTACGCCCTGTTCGCCAAGCGGCTGCGCAAGCAGGCGACCCCCGGCCAGTTCGACCTGTCCACGCTGCGGTTCGCACTCTCGGGTGCCGAGCCGGTGGAGCCGACCGACGTCGAGGACCTGATCGACGCGGGCCGGCCCTTCGGCCTGAAGCCCGAAGCCATCCTGCCGGCCTACGGCATGGCCGAGACGGTGCTGGCGGTGTCGTTCTCCAAGTGCGGTGCGGGTCTGGTCGTCGACGAGGTCGACGCCGACCTGCTGGCCGCCCTGCGTCGTGCGGTTCCGGCCACCAAGGGCAACACCCGCCGGCTGGCCTCGCTGGGGCCGCTGCTGGAGGGCATCGAGATCCGGATCGTCGACGAGCACGGCAACGCGTTGCCGGCGCGCGGCGTGGGCGTCATCCAGTTGCGCGGCGAGCCGGTGACCCCGGGCTACCTGACCATGGCGGGCTTCCTGCCGGCGCAGGACGAGCACGGCTGGTATGACACCGGCGACCTGGGCTACCAGATGGAGAACGGCCACGTGGTGGTGTGCGGCCGGGTCAAGGACGTCATCATCATGGCGGGCCGCAACATCTACCCGACCGACATCGAGCGGGCCGCCGGCCGAGTCGAGGGTGTCCGGCCGGGTTGCGCGGTCGCGGTGCGCCTCGATGCCGGGCACTCCCGGGAGACCTTCGCGGTCGCCGTCGAATCCAACGCCTGGCAGGATCCGGCCGAGGTACGCCGCATCGAGCACCAGGTTGCCCACGAGGTGGTCACCGAAGTCGACATGCGGCCCCGCAACGTGGTGGTGCTCGGGCCGGGCAGCATCCCCAAGACCCCGTCGGGCAAGCTGCGCCGGGCCAACTCCATCGCGCTGGTCACCTAG
- a CDS encoding PE family protein, with the protein MSYVTTHPEVLAEVAGSLQKVGSVMTAENAAAAAPTTGVLPAAADEVSALTAAQFAAHGEMYQAVSAQAAVIHEMMVNALGMSANSYALTEAANAVASG; encoded by the coding sequence ATGTCGTATGTGACCACACACCCGGAGGTGCTGGCCGAGGTGGCCGGCAGCTTGCAGAAGGTCGGCTCGGTGATGACGGCCGAGAATGCGGCCGCCGCGGCCCCCACGACCGGAGTGCTGCCCGCGGCCGCCGACGAAGTATCGGCCCTGACCGCGGCCCAGTTCGCCGCACACGGCGAGATGTACCAGGCCGTCAGTGCCCAGGCTGCAGTGATCCACGAAATGATGGTGAACGCCCTAGGTATGAGCGCCAATTCGTACGCCCTCACCGAGGCGGCCAACGCGGTCGCGTCGGGCTAG
- a CDS encoding heme-binding protein: MSLIRPSALSLTALAAVAAGLLGPTASADAPPGCTAADMANAVTGVTASTSGYLYAHPDVNAFYTELRDRPDDEVPEAIRSFFADHPQAHADLLGLRQPLTDFRARCGLPQAEHPLLDQ, from the coding sequence ATGTCTCTCATTCGCCCGTCAGCGCTGAGCCTTACCGCGCTGGCCGCCGTCGCCGCCGGCCTGCTGGGGCCCACGGCGTCGGCTGACGCCCCACCCGGCTGCACCGCCGCCGATATGGCCAACGCCGTCACCGGCGTCACCGCCTCCACGTCGGGCTACCTCTACGCGCATCCGGACGTCAACGCGTTCTACACCGAGCTGCGCGACCGGCCCGACGACGAGGTGCCCGAGGCGATCCGCAGCTTCTTCGCCGACCATCCGCAGGCCCACGCCGACCTACTCGGGCTGCGCCAGCCCCTGACCGATTTCCGGGCCCGTTGCGGACTGCCCCAGGCCGAGCACCCGCTGCTGGACCAATGA
- a CDS encoding 50S ribosomal protein L25/general stress protein Ctc: MAKTPTTNQLTASVRTEIGKGASRRARRAGRVPAVLYGHGTTPQHLELPAKDFAAVLRHSGTNAVLTLDIEGTEQLALTKALEIHPIRRTIQHADLLVVRRGEKVIVEVNVVLEGDAAPGTLVTQDATAVEIEAEALSIPEQLTVSVQAVQAGTQITAGDLELPKGTSLVSDPELLVINVIEAPSAEAEEGGEAGGEGGDAAASE, from the coding sequence ATGGCCAAGACCCCGACAACCAACCAGCTGACTGCCTCGGTGCGGACCGAGATCGGCAAGGGCGCGTCGCGCCGGGCCCGCCGGGCCGGCCGGGTTCCCGCCGTCCTCTACGGCCACGGCACCACCCCCCAGCACCTGGAGCTTCCGGCGAAAGACTTCGCCGCCGTGCTGCGCCACTCGGGCACCAACGCGGTACTCACCCTCGACATCGAGGGCACCGAGCAGCTGGCGCTGACCAAGGCGCTCGAGATCCACCCGATCCGTCGCACCATCCAGCACGCCGACCTGCTGGTCGTTCGCCGCGGCGAGAAGGTCATCGTGGAGGTCAACGTCGTCCTCGAGGGCGACGCCGCCCCCGGCACCCTGGTCACCCAGGACGCCACCGCGGTGGAGATCGAGGCCGAAGCGCTGTCGATTCCCGAGCAGCTGACCGTCTCCGTCCAGGCCGTGCAGGCCGGCACCCAGATCACCGCCGGCGACCTGGAGCTGCCCAAGGGCACGAGCCTGGTCTCCGACCCCGAACTGCTGGTGATCAACGTGATCGAGGCCCCGAGCGCCGAGGCCGAAGAGGGCGGGGAAGCCGGCGGCGAAGGCGGCGACGCCGCCGCGTCCGAGTAG
- the arsC gene encoding arsenate reductase (glutaredoxin) (This arsenate reductase requires both glutathione and glutaredoxin to convert arsenate to arsenite, after which the efflux transporter formed by ArsA and ArsB can extrude the arsenite from the cell, providing resistance.), producing the protein MTDAVIYHNPRCSTSRKTLELLREHGVDPTVVEYLKTPPSRAELAELISAAGVGVRGAVRTGEAVYAELGLAEASDDDLLDAMAANPILIQRPFVVTGKGTRLARPMDAVREIL; encoded by the coding sequence ATGACCGACGCGGTGATCTATCACAACCCGCGTTGCTCGACCTCCCGCAAAACGCTGGAACTGCTGCGCGAGCACGGTGTCGACCCGACGGTCGTGGAGTACCTGAAGACGCCGCCGTCGCGTGCGGAGCTGGCGGAGCTGATCAGCGCCGCCGGGGTGGGCGTACGCGGCGCGGTGCGCACCGGCGAGGCGGTCTACGCCGAGCTGGGCCTGGCCGAAGCGTCCGACGACGATCTGCTCGACGCGATGGCCGCCAACCCCATCCTGATCCAGCGGCCGTTCGTCGTCACCGGCAAAGGCACCCGGCTGGCCCGTCCGATGGACGCGGTCCGCGAGATCCTGTGA
- a CDS encoding PE-PPE domain-containing protein, protein MTALSTRNPRSLGAVPLALAALAAAGVAPVPAAGPAATAKTVVAQATLLDTESWIMGGSGLPIPTPQYLSALTERYLDPAVPKFPGQPTFPVDATNALFTPEGLYPLTGVKTLPLDTSVQQGSTILFHTIMEEIGKGNDLVVMGYSQSGIINGVVMDKLLALPEELRPTADELSFVTLGSPSNPNGGLLPRFDIPGVPLSLASLGVTFSGGAPSETPWASVNYAQEYDGFADFPKYPLNVLADLNAFMGILFIHRTYPSLTDEQLAAAIELDVSEGYAGNTRYFMIPSENLPLLEPLRSNAFGDAFADLLQPVLRVLVNLGYGDIEHGWDQGPADISTPFGLFPDVNPMDVLTALANGAQQGWTDFGDALQDLSSGSAADWFGLDTGAALDFSLPSLSEVVNAFSSAAASLYATLLPTADIINSLVTSLPAYNVSLFFDELLSGDLVGAIGMPLAATTGLVTMAAGFQAAVFAEAFAAIEQDFADLFS, encoded by the coding sequence ATGACAGCTCTTTCGACCCGCAATCCCCGCTCGCTCGGTGCGGTGCCGCTGGCACTGGCCGCCCTCGCCGCAGCGGGCGTCGCGCCGGTGCCGGCGGCCGGGCCGGCCGCGACCGCCAAGACGGTGGTGGCGCAGGCCACGCTGCTCGACACCGAGTCGTGGATCATGGGCGGCAGTGGCCTCCCGATCCCAACGCCGCAGTATCTGAGTGCCCTCACCGAGCGGTATCTCGACCCGGCGGTCCCCAAGTTCCCGGGCCAGCCGACCTTCCCGGTGGACGCCACCAACGCCCTGTTCACCCCGGAGGGTCTCTATCCGCTCACCGGCGTGAAAACGCTGCCGCTGGACACCTCGGTGCAGCAGGGGTCCACCATCTTGTTCCACACCATCATGGAGGAGATCGGCAAAGGCAATGACCTTGTCGTGATGGGATATTCGCAGAGCGGCATCATCAACGGCGTGGTGATGGACAAGCTGCTGGCGCTGCCCGAAGAGCTGCGGCCCACGGCCGACGAGCTGTCCTTCGTGACGTTGGGCAGTCCGTCCAACCCCAACGGCGGCCTGCTTCCCCGCTTCGACATCCCCGGCGTTCCGCTGAGCCTGGCCAGCCTGGGTGTCACGTTCAGCGGCGGCGCGCCGTCGGAGACCCCGTGGGCGTCGGTGAACTACGCACAGGAATACGACGGGTTCGCCGACTTCCCGAAGTACCCACTGAACGTCCTGGCCGACCTCAACGCCTTCATGGGCATCCTGTTCATCCACCGCACCTATCCGTCGTTGACCGACGAGCAGCTGGCGGCCGCCATCGAGCTGGACGTCTCGGAGGGCTACGCGGGCAACACCCGGTACTTCATGATCCCCTCCGAGAACCTGCCGCTGTTGGAACCGTTGCGCAGCAACGCATTCGGCGATGCATTCGCCGATCTGTTGCAGCCCGTGCTGCGGGTGCTGGTCAATCTCGGCTACGGCGACATCGAACACGGCTGGGACCAGGGTCCGGCGGACATCTCCACACCGTTCGGTCTGTTCCCCGACGTCAACCCGATGGACGTGCTCACCGCCCTGGCCAACGGCGCTCAGCAGGGTTGGACCGACTTCGGCGACGCCCTGCAGGACCTGTCGTCGGGCAGCGCGGCGGACTGGTTCGGCCTGGACACCGGCGCCGCGCTGGACTTCTCCCTGCCCAGCCTGAGCGAGGTCGTCAACGCGTTCAGCAGCGCTGCGGCCTCGCTCTACGCGACCCTGCTGCCGACCGCCGACATCATCAACTCCCTGGTGACCAGCCTGCCGGCCTACAACGTGAGCCTGTTCTTCGACGAGTTGCTCTCCGGTGACCTGGTCGGGGCGATCGGCATGCCGTTGGCGGCCACCACCGGACTGGTCACCATGGCGGCGGGGTTCCAGGCGGCGGTGTTTGCGGAGGCGTTCGCCGCCATCGAGCAGGACTTCGCCGATCTGTTCTCCTGA